The sequence below is a genomic window from Candidatus Aminicenantes bacterium.
TGCGGCCATGGCCAACGCCTTGACCGCAAGCGCGGCGACGGATAAAATAGCCCTGAGCGGCGGCGTGTTTCAGAACCTGCTGCTGCTGAAAACGTGCCGGACGTCGATGAAAAAGAACGGCTTCCAGGTGTTGCACCATGCCTTGGTCCCGGCCAACGACGGCGGCGTGTCGCTGGGACAGGCGGCCCTGGCGGCCATGAAATACAGCAAGGAGAAGTAACCATGTGTCTGGCCGTGCCCATGAAAGTGGTCGAAATAAAGGGCGACATGGCCGTGGTCGAGAGCGCCGGCCTGCGCCGCGAGGTCGGCATCATGCTGCTGGCCAGCATCAGGCTCAACGACTGGGTCC
It includes:
- a CDS encoding HypC/HybG/HupF family hydrogenase formation chaperone — translated: MCLAVPMKVVEIKGDMAVVESAGLRREVGIMLLASIRLNDWVLIHAGFAISKLTKKQARETLAIFAEGQFFA